The following DNA comes from Candidatus Thermoplasmatota archaeon.
ACTTTTCAACTTCATTTTCATTTAGCATTCTTTCCTAAAATTTAAAACATAGCCTTGTTCAAGACAATTATCATGTATTAGTATTTTGTAGAGCATTCTTTCAAAACGAAAATGTACAGTTTCTATCTCATCTTTAACGTCATCTAACTCCATGTTCATATGCTCTTGATGGTGTTTCGGATAAACTGAAATAAGGGCATTTGGTTTTGAAACTCGGTAAATGTTAGCCAACAGCTCCTTTCTATTATCTATTAAATGTATGACATCATAAAGCAAAACCACATCAACAGACTCATCTTGCAAAGGCAGGTCAGATTCTTCTGATACATCTATTATTTCAATGTTTTTTAATCCTCTTTCTTCAGTTCTCTGTATCAATTCATCCAAAGATCCCCTGTTTTTATCAATAGCATAAACCTTTCCACTCCTTCCAACTACCCCTGCTGCTGGAATCGCATAATTGCCCACTCCACATCCTAAATCCAAGACGGTCTGCTTCTGTCTAATACCAACATCTATCAAAAAAATCTCACCCATTTGATCCAGCCATTTTTTTATATCATCATCCTCATCCTTATTCATATATGCAACCTCCCTTGTATCT
Coding sequences within:
- a CDS encoding class I SAM-dependent methyltransferase, with amino-acid sequence MNKDEDDDIKKWLDQMGEIFLIDVGIRQKQTVLDLGCGVGNYAIPAAGVVGRSGKVYAIDKNRGSLDELIQRTEERGLKNIEIIDVSEESDLPLQDESVDVVLLYDVIHLIDNRKELLANIYRVSKPNALISVYPKHHQEHMNMELDDVKDEIETVHFRFERMLYKILIHDNCLEQGYVLNFRKEC